One window from the genome of Lathamus discolor isolate bLatDis1 chromosome 24, bLatDis1.hap1, whole genome shotgun sequence encodes:
- the LOC136003945 gene encoding feather beta keratin-like: MSCYDLCRPCGPTPLANSCNEPCIRQCQDSRVVIQPSPVVVTLPGPILSSFPQNTAVGSSASAAVGSILSEEGVPINSGGFSLSGLGGRYCGRRSLPC, translated from the coding sequence ATGTCCTGCTACGATCTGTGCCGTCCCTGTGGGCCAACCCCactggccaacagctgcaacgAGCCCTGTAtcaggcagtgccaggactCCCGCGTGGTGATCCAGCCCTCTCCcgtggtggtgaccctgcccggacccatcctcagctccttcccccagaaCACCGCCGTGGGATcctcagcatctgctgctgttggcaGCATCCTGAGTGAGGAGGGAGTGCCCATCAACTCCGGGGGCTTCAGCCTCTCTGGTCTTGGTGGCCGCTACTGCGGCAGGAGGAGCCTGCCCTGttaa
- the LOC136003958 gene encoding feather beta keratin-like isoform X1 — protein sequence MLCMEDELLGKHILCSKTASVTGLSCTCIKASPGAGSLIHFSCLFLLGKQGELHPTAMSCYDLCRPCGPTPLANSCNEPCIRQCQDSRVIIEPSPVVVTLPGPILSSFPQNTAVGSSASAAVGSILSEAGVPINSGGFSLSGLGGRYCGRRSLPC from the exons ATGCTTTGCATGGAAGATGAGCTTCTTGGTAAACACATTTTATGCTCAAAGACTGCCTCTGTGACTGGGCTGTCCTGCACCTGTATAAAAGCCAGTCCAGGTGCAGGCTCCCTCATCCACTTCTCTTGCCTTTTCCTCCTTGGTAAGCAAGGTGAG CTCCATCCCACAGCCATGTCCTGCTATGACCTGTGCCGTCCCTGTGGGCCAACCCCtctggccaacagctgcaacgAGCCCTGTAtcaggcagtgccaggactCCAGGGTCATTATTGAGCCATCTCCcgtggtggtgaccctgcccggacccatcctcagctccttcccccagaaCACCGCCGTGGGATcctcagcatctgctgctgttggcaGCATCCTGAGTGAGGCAGGAGTGCCCATCAACTCCGGGGGCTTCAGCCTCTCTGGTCTTGGTGGCCGCTACTGTGGCAGAAGGAGCCTGCCCTGCTaa
- the LOC136003958 gene encoding feather beta keratin-like isoform X2, translating into MSCYDLCRPCGPTPLANSCNEPCIRQCQDSRVIIEPSPVVVTLPGPILSSFPQNTAVGSSASAAVGSILSEAGVPINSGGFSLSGLGGRYCGRRSLPC; encoded by the coding sequence ATGTCCTGCTATGACCTGTGCCGTCCCTGTGGGCCAACCCCtctggccaacagctgcaacgAGCCCTGTAtcaggcagtgccaggactCCAGGGTCATTATTGAGCCATCTCCcgtggtggtgaccctgcccggacccatcctcagctccttcccccagaaCACCGCCGTGGGATcctcagcatctgctgctgttggcaGCATCCTGAGTGAGGCAGGAGTGCCCATCAACTCCGGGGGCTTCAGCCTCTCTGGTCTTGGTGGCCGCTACTGTGGCAGAAGGAGCCTGCCCTGCTaa
- the LOC136003946 gene encoding feather beta keratin-like: MDFCCPHQVHLHPTAMSCYDLCRPCGPTPLANSCNEPCIRQCQDSRVVIQPSPVVVTLPGPILSSFPQNTAVGSSTSAAVGSILSEEGVPINSGGFSLSGLGGRYCGRRYLPC, translated from the coding sequence GTCCACCTGCATCCCACAGCCATGTCCTGCTACGATCTGTGCCGTCCCTGTGGGCCAACCCCactggccaacagctgcaacgAGCCCTGTAtcaggcagtgccaggactCCCGTGTGGTGATCCAGCCCTCTCCcgtggtggtgaccctgcccggacccatcctcagctccttccctcaGAACACTGCTGTGGGATcctccacctctgctgctgttggcagCATCCTGAGTGAGGAGGGAGTGCCCATCAACTCCGGGGGCTTCAGCCTCTCTGGTCTTGGTGGCCGCTACTGTGGCAGAAGGTACCTGCCCTGTTAA